A part of Paenibacillus donghaensis genomic DNA contains:
- a CDS encoding Gx transporter family protein — MPMSSSESATVLKRTVIIAIFAAVAVVLGLIEAQIPLVGMGFMPGAKLGFANIMVLTCIYFLRGRDALVLVILKTLLTAFLLGTFSSLLFSLLGSLLSFVVMFLLLKLFGKKFSLIGISIAGGLAHNVGQLLGAAMVFDSASILYYLPVLLISGVVTGIAVGFAVRYLVDSLSKISLFEEFLDARSQ, encoded by the coding sequence ATGCCTATGTCCAGTAGTGAATCGGCTACCGTTCTCAAAAGAACGGTAATTATCGCCATCTTCGCTGCAGTTGCCGTAGTGCTGGGACTTATAGAAGCCCAGATTCCACTGGTGGGCATGGGCTTCATGCCTGGTGCGAAGCTGGGATTTGCCAACATTATGGTTTTGACCTGCATTTATTTTTTGCGTGGCCGGGATGCGTTAGTCCTGGTTATCCTCAAGACATTGCTCACCGCCTTCCTGCTGGGTACCTTCTCCAGCCTGCTGTTCAGCTTGTTAGGTTCCCTGCTGAGCTTCGTGGTTATGTTCCTGCTGTTGAAGCTGTTCGGCAAGAAATTCAGCCTGATCGGGATCAGCATTGCCGGAGGCCTGGCTCATAATGTGGGACAACTGCTGGGTGCAGCTATGGTGTTTGATTCCGCGAGCATTCTGTATTATTTGCCGGTACTGCTGATTAGCGGTGTGGTCACGGGGATTGCCGTTGGTTTTGCGGTCCGTTATTTGGTAGATTCTTTATCCAAAATATCATTGTTTGAAGAATTCCTGGACGCCCGGTCACAATAG
- a CDS encoding ATP-binding cassette domain-containing protein has translation MNELHTQEDHGQGKAQTVIALNGVSFGYDPTQPILHDISLEIPQGQWVSVVGPNGCGKSTLVKLLNALLPISSGEIEICGLKLMEANIGSIRQIIGMVFQNPDNQFIGATVEEDLLFGLEGMCLPYAEMEQRLQLYSHRLGIASLMSKHPGELSGGQKQRVAIASILAMEPGIVIFDEASSMLDEGSRNDLLAILKGMQAEGKYTILMITHDADEILASDRVLALHGGGLAADLTPAELFQDALLLEKCHLRDPYTWQLARELRSLGIRADVPASEKELIETLWP, from the coding sequence ATGAATGAATTGCACACACAAGAAGATCACGGGCAAGGAAAGGCGCAGACGGTAATTGCACTGAATGGAGTATCGTTTGGCTATGATCCCACACAGCCGATTCTGCATGATATCTCGCTTGAGATTCCTCAGGGACAGTGGGTGAGTGTAGTCGGTCCGAATGGCTGCGGCAAATCAACTCTGGTGAAGCTGCTGAATGCGCTGCTGCCGATTAGTAGCGGAGAGATTGAGATCTGCGGCCTTAAGCTGATGGAGGCCAATATCGGCAGTATCCGCCAGATCATCGGTATGGTCTTCCAGAATCCGGACAACCAGTTTATCGGGGCAACGGTAGAGGAGGATCTGCTGTTTGGGCTGGAGGGGATGTGTTTGCCTTACGCCGAGATGGAGCAGCGCCTGCAATTATATAGCCATAGACTGGGGATTGCCTCTCTGATGTCCAAGCATCCCGGCGAGCTGTCGGGAGGCCAGAAGCAGCGGGTGGCCATTGCGTCCATTCTTGCTATGGAGCCAGGCATCGTCATCTTTGACGAGGCCTCTTCAATGTTGGATGAAGGCAGTCGAAATGACCTGCTGGCTATTCTGAAGGGCATGCAGGCGGAAGGGAAATACACGATTCTGATGATTACCCATGATGCCGACGAGATTCTGGCCTCCGATCGGGTGCTGGCGCTGCATGGAGGTGGTCTTGCGGCAGATCTGACCCCTGCCGAGCTATTCCAGGACGCCCTATTGCTGGAGAAATGCCACCTGCGGGATCCTTACACCTGGCAGCTTGCCCGTGAGCTGCGCAGCCTGGGCATTCGGGCAGATGTGCCTGCGAGTGAAAAGGAGCTTATAGAAACGTTATGGCCGTAG
- a CDS encoding alpha/beta hydrolase, which produces MPEGRVKQTVIWSIILIAVLVILAGVVTYAGFFFYGVAIKRAPKEFLSKTPDLKVDPPVAGASWGEGKDWVARHDLDKVELISEDGLKLQGYFIASEQAKGRTVIVAHGYSGKAKDMGAYAKLYYEKLGYNVLLPDARGHGESAGNYIGFGWPERRDYLQWIHYVMERTGPQAQIVLHGVSMGGATVLTTSGESLPSQVKAIVADCAFSSVKAQLAYQLKRMYRLPSFPFVQIASLVTRLKAGYFFGEASAMKQVGKAKVPILFIHGDADTFVPYEMMDELYEACNSPKQKYTVAGAGHGLAYDTDKGEYARKVTSFVNQYVKSSP; this is translated from the coding sequence ATGCCGGAAGGCCGGGTGAAGCAGACAGTGATATGGAGCATTATATTAATAGCGGTATTGGTTATTCTTGCCGGAGTGGTCACGTATGCGGGATTTTTCTTCTACGGGGTAGCTATAAAGCGGGCGCCGAAGGAATTTCTCAGCAAAACTCCGGATTTAAAGGTTGACCCTCCGGTAGCGGGTGCATCGTGGGGGGAAGGCAAGGACTGGGTCGCCCGGCATGACCTGGATAAGGTGGAGCTGATCTCGGAGGACGGTTTGAAGCTGCAGGGCTATTTTATCGCTTCGGAACAGGCTAAGGGACGTACAGTGATTGTGGCCCACGGCTATTCCGGCAAAGCCAAAGACATGGGGGCGTACGCGAAGCTATATTACGAGAAGCTTGGCTATAATGTGCTGCTGCCGGATGCCAGAGGGCATGGCGAAAGCGCAGGCAATTATATTGGTTTTGGCTGGCCGGAGCGCCGGGATTATCTGCAATGGATTCATTATGTGATGGAACGTACGGGGCCACAGGCGCAGATTGTACTGCATGGGGTATCCATGGGAGGCGCGACGGTGCTTACAACCTCGGGTGAATCGCTGCCGTCGCAGGTGAAGGCTATTGTGGCGGATTGCGCCTTTAGCTCGGTGAAAGCGCAGCTTGCCTATCAGCTGAAAAGAATGTATCGTCTGCCAAGCTTTCCGTTCGTGCAGATTGCAAGCCTGGTTACCCGTCTGAAGGCAGGGTATTTCTTCGGTGAAGCCTCTGCCATGAAGCAGGTGGGCAAGGCCAAAGTTCCGATTCTATTTATTCATGGGGACGCGGATACATTCGTGCCATATGAGATGATGGATGAGTTATACGAGGCCTGCAACAGTCCTAAACAGAAATATACGGTGGCGGGCGCAGGGCATGGTCTGGCCTATGATACGGATAAAGGGGAATATGCCCGCAAAGTAACTTCTTTTGTGAATCAATATGTAAAAAGTAGCCCTTAA
- a CDS encoding NusG domain II-containing protein, with protein sequence MKRADVLLISIVLIAALAFLAPRWLAGDSNKGGPDNKLVANVTVDGKLFRTIELTEEEQTIEIRTDQGYNILKVYDYGVEMYDADCPDKVCLGFGFITLPKQTIVCLPHRVLVEIASASGEDDVDAYVQ encoded by the coding sequence ATGAAACGCGCAGATGTGCTGCTGATTTCGATCGTCCTGATTGCTGCGCTTGCTTTTCTCGCACCGAGATGGTTAGCTGGCGACAGCAACAAGGGTGGGCCCGACAACAAGCTTGTAGCCAATGTGACGGTGGACGGCAAGCTGTTCCGGACGATTGAACTGACTGAAGAAGAACAAACTATTGAGATCCGCACGGATCAGGGCTATAACATTCTGAAGGTGTATGATTACGGTGTTGAGATGTATGATGCCGACTGCCCGGATAAAGTATGTTTAGGTTTTGGATTTATTACCTTGCCCAAGCAGACGATCGTATGTCTGCCGCATCGGGTACTGGTGGAGATTGCGAGTGCGTCGGGGGAGGATGATGTAGATGCCTATGTCCAGTAG
- a CDS encoding ATP-binding cassette domain-containing protein has product MAVELQQVSYTYADRSLWRHTALHKLDLHIKPGTMVGIAGATGSGKSTLLQLFNGILKPTEGKVRVLDVTIQAGEKSPKLLGLRRRVGLVFQFPEQQMFEDTVEKDLIFGPQNFGMSPEEAKQRAAQAMEDMGLPLELLQRNPFRLSGGQMRKAAIASVLAMDPEVLVLDEPTATLDPVSRGELITLLERLCREQGRTIIIVTHRMDELLPFADSWLLLKDGAITFEGSPQALGQDPSVLERCGLTVPQSLRYWHALASRFGLEHERPCLTAASLAARIAALSPAGAGNSASAREEGCR; this is encoded by the coding sequence ATGGCCGTAGAACTTCAACAAGTAAGTTATACCTATGCTGACCGGAGCCTATGGAGGCATACCGCGCTTCATAAGCTTGATCTTCATATCAAGCCCGGCACCATGGTCGGAATCGCCGGAGCTACCGGCTCCGGCAAGTCAACGCTGCTGCAGCTGTTCAACGGTATCCTCAAGCCGACCGAAGGCAAGGTCCGGGTGTTGGATGTGACCATTCAGGCAGGGGAGAAATCGCCGAAGCTGCTGGGATTGCGCCGCCGGGTGGGGCTGGTGTTCCAATTTCCCGAGCAGCAGATGTTCGAAGATACGGTGGAGAAGGATTTGATCTTCGGCCCGCAGAACTTCGGGATGAGCCCTGAGGAAGCCAAGCAGCGTGCGGCCCAGGCGATGGAGGATATGGGTCTTCCGCTGGAGCTGCTGCAGCGGAATCCCTTTCGGCTGAGCGGCGGCCAGATGCGCAAGGCAGCCATTGCCTCCGTGCTCGCGATGGACCCGGAGGTGCTGGTGCTTGATGAGCCGACGGCCACCCTGGACCCGGTCAGCCGCGGCGAGCTGATTACCCTGCTGGAGCGGCTGTGCCGCGAGCAGGGGCGGACGATCATCATCGTAACCCACCGGATGGATGAGCTGCTGCCTTTTGCCGACAGCTGGCTCTTGCTGAAGGATGGAGCGATCACCTTTGAGGGCAGTCCGCAGGCGCTGGGGCAGGACCCTTCTGTGCTGGAGCGGTGCGGCCTGACTGTGCCGCAATCGCTGCGCTACTGGCATGCTCTTGCCAGCCGCTTCGGTCTGGAGCACGAGCGGCCCTGCCTGACCGCCGCCAGTCTGGCGGCGCGGATTGCCGCCCTCTCACCGGCAGGAGCCGGCAATTCGGCATCCGCGAGAGAAGAGGGCTGCCGATGA